From Butyricimonas paravirosa, one genomic window encodes:
- the cobC gene encoding alpha-ribazole phosphatase: protein MEVFLIRHTKTAVIPGTCYGNSDVDVADSFLEEAGKVRERLKGESFDAVYSSPLQRCRKLAVYCGYENPILDDRLKELNFGSWEGQRWDEIQDPCLQEWYDDWLSMPAGGAESFLEQYNRVSAFLDDLKETGHEKVCVFAHGGTIRAALIYAGKYNFNQAFTDDVDYGSQVKMTI, encoded by the coding sequence ATGGAAGTATTTTTGATCAGACATACGAAAACGGCGGTTATTCCGGGAACGTGTTACGGGAATTCGGATGTTGACGTGGCCGATTCTTTCCTCGAAGAGGCAGGGAAGGTGAGGGAGAGACTGAAAGGGGAGAGCTTTGATGCGGTGTATTCCAGTCCGTTACAACGTTGCAGAAAGTTGGCGGTTTACTGTGGTTACGAAAATCCGATTCTGGATGACCGGCTGAAGGAATTGAATTTTGGGAGCTGGGAGGGGCAACGTTGGGATGAGATTCAAGATCCTTGTTTGCAGGAATGGTATGATGATTGGTTGAGTATGCCTGCCGGAGGGGCGGAAAGTTTTTTGGAACAGTATAACCGGGTGTCGGCTTTCTTGGATGATTTGAAGGAGACGGGACACGAGAAGGTGTGTGTATTCGCTCACGGAGGGACGATCCGGGCTGCATTGATTTATGCCGGAAAATATAATTTTAATCAGGCATTCACGGATGACGTGGATTATGGTTCTCAGGTGAAAATGACGATATAG
- the typA gene encoding translational GTPase TypA translates to MQKIRNIAIIAHVDHGKTTLVDKMIFQGNLFRETENTGDLLLDNNDLERERGITILAKNVSVHYKDYKINIIDTPGHADFGGEVERVLNMADGVLLLVDAFEGTMPQTRFVLQKALALGKKPIVVVNKVDKPNCRPDFVYEQVFDLMFSLDATEEQLDFTVVYGSAKQGWMSTDWHKPTTDITPLLDAIIKDIPAPKIQEGTPQMLITSLEYSSYVGRIAIGKLTRGTLKSGMPVTLCKRDGVTLVKTRIKDLMTFEGMGKQKVDEVQCGEICALVGIEGFEIGDTIADFENPEALAPIAIDEPTMSMLFTINDSPFFGRDGKYVTSRHIKERLDRELEKNLALRVEPGLTADSFVVFGRGVLHLSVLIETMRREGYELQVGQPKVIIKEVNGVKCEPVEELTIDLPEEVSGKAIEMVNRRKGVMTNMEHRDERVHLTFNIPSRGIIGLRSNLLTATAGEAVMSHRLKGFEPYAGEIEMRTNGSLIAMETGDSFAYAINKLQDRGRFFINPGDEVYAGQVIGESTRQDDIVINVCKSKKLTNMRASGSDEKTNIAPPILFSLEEALEYIKEDEYVEVTPKSMRLRKIYLDENERKRRSKTIE, encoded by the coding sequence ATGCAGAAGATTAGAAACATCGCGATTATCGCGCACGTTGACCACGGGAAAACCACATTGGTCGACAAAATGATTTTTCAAGGAAACTTATTCAGAGAAACAGAAAATACGGGTGATCTATTGCTGGATAACAACGACCTGGAGAGAGAACGAGGGATCACCATCCTAGCCAAGAACGTATCCGTTCATTATAAAGATTACAAGATTAATATTATCGATACCCCGGGCCACGCCGACTTCGGTGGAGAGGTGGAACGCGTGTTGAACATGGCTGACGGAGTATTATTATTGGTTGACGCTTTTGAAGGTACCATGCCTCAAACACGTTTCGTACTTCAAAAAGCGCTTGCCCTCGGCAAGAAACCGATCGTTGTCGTGAACAAGGTAGACAAACCGAACTGTCGTCCGGACTTCGTGTACGAGCAAGTATTCGACTTGATGTTCTCTTTGGATGCCACGGAAGAACAATTGGACTTCACCGTAGTTTACGGTAGTGCCAAACAAGGTTGGATGTCCACCGACTGGCACAAACCCACGACGGACATTACCCCGTTATTGGATGCCATCATCAAAGATATTCCCGCCCCGAAAATACAGGAAGGAACCCCGCAGATGCTAATCACGTCTCTGGAATACTCCTCTTACGTGGGACGAATTGCCATTGGTAAACTGACCCGCGGAACATTAAAATCCGGTATGCCAGTCACCCTCTGCAAAAGAGACGGTGTAACACTGGTTAAAACCCGCATCAAAGATTTAATGACTTTCGAGGGAATGGGAAAACAGAAAGTTGACGAGGTGCAATGTGGAGAAATCTGTGCGCTTGTCGGGATCGAGGGATTCGAGATCGGTGATACCATCGCAGACTTCGAGAACCCGGAAGCACTGGCTCCTATCGCAATCGACGAACCAACCATGAGTATGTTGTTCACCATCAACGACTCGCCATTCTTTGGCCGGGACGGTAAATACGTGACCTCCCGCCACATCAAGGAACGTCTGGACCGGGAGCTGGAGAAGAATCTGGCCTTACGGGTGGAACCGGGCCTGACAGCTGATTCATTCGTCGTGTTCGGACGTGGTGTACTTCACTTGAGCGTGCTGATCGAAACCATGCGTCGTGAAGGTTACGAATTACAGGTTGGTCAACCGAAAGTGATCATCAAAGAAGTAAACGGGGTGAAATGCGAACCTGTCGAGGAACTGACCATCGACCTCCCGGAAGAAGTGTCGGGAAAAGCCATCGAGATGGTAAACCGTCGCAAGGGAGTCATGACCAACATGGAACATCGTGACGAACGGGTACATCTGACGTTTAATATTCCTTCACGGGGAATCATCGGTCTGAGAAGTAATCTACTTACCGCTACTGCCGGAGAGGCTGTCATGTCCCACCGTTTGAAAGGTTTCGAACCCTACGCCGGAGAAATTGAAATGCGTACCAACGGCTCTTTGATCGCCATGGAAACCGGAGATTCATTCGCTTATGCCATCAACAAACTGCAAGATAGAGGTAGATTCTTCATCAACCCGGGAGACGAGGTTTACGCCGGACAGGTGATCGGTGAAAGTACCCGGCAGGATGACATCGTGATTAACGTGTGCAAGTCCAAAAAACTGACCAATATGCGTGCCAGTGGTTCCGACGAGAAGACAAACATCGCTCCTCCCATCCTTTTCAGCTTGGAAGAGGCTCTCGAATACATCAAAGAGGACGAATACGTGGAAGTCACCCCGAAATCCATGAGGCTTCGCAAGATTTACCTCGATGAAAACGAAAGGAAAAGAAGAAGCAAAACGATAGAATAA
- a CDS encoding class II fructose-bisphosphate aldolase yields MVNYKDLGLVNSREMFKKAMEGKYAIPAFNFNNMEQMQAIVAACVETKSPVILQVSSGARKYANQTILRYMAQGAVEYAKELGCNIPICLHLDHGDTYELCVSCIEMGFSSVMIDGSALPYDENVALTKKVVEYAHKYDVTVEGELGVLAGIEDDVVAAASVYTSPDLVEDFVKKTGVDSLAISIGTSHGANKFKPEQCTRNADGILVPPPLRFDILEEIERRIPGFPIVLHGSSSVPQDKVAIINKYGGALKDAVGIPEEQLRRAATSAVCKINIDSDGRLAMTAAVREVFANKPAEFDPRKYLGPARDALKELYKHKTVHVLGSANRVE; encoded by the coding sequence ATGGTTAATTACAAAGACTTAGGACTGGTTAATTCCAGAGAAATGTTCAAGAAAGCAATGGAAGGTAAATATGCTATTCCGGCTTTCAATTTCAATAACATGGAGCAAATGCAGGCTATTGTTGCAGCTTGCGTGGAAACTAAATCTCCTGTTATCTTACAAGTATCCAGCGGTGCCCGTAAATATGCAAATCAAACCATTTTACGCTACATGGCACAAGGTGCGGTTGAATATGCCAAAGAACTTGGATGCAATATTCCAATTTGTCTTCACCTAGACCATGGCGACACGTACGAGTTGTGCGTATCTTGTATCGAAATGGGATTCTCCTCTGTCATGATTGACGGATCGGCCCTTCCTTATGACGAGAACGTGGCATTAACCAAGAAAGTGGTTGAATATGCTCATAAATATGATGTTACCGTAGAAGGTGAACTTGGAGTACTGGCCGGAATCGAAGACGACGTGGTTGCCGCAGCCAGCGTTTACACCAGCCCGGACTTGGTGGAAGACTTCGTGAAGAAAACCGGAGTGGATTCATTGGCCATCTCCATCGGAACTTCCCACGGGGCAAATAAATTCAAACCGGAGCAATGTACCCGTAACGCGGACGGAATCCTCGTTCCTCCCCCATTACGTTTCGACATCCTGGAAGAAATCGAAAGACGTATCCCCGGATTCCCGATCGTTCTTCACGGATCATCCTCCGTACCACAAGACAAAGTTGCTATTATCAATAAATATGGCGGTGCATTAAAAGACGCCGTAGGTATCCCCGAAGAACAATTGCGTAGAGCCGCAACTTCTGCCGTATGCAAAATCAACATCGACTCCGACGGTCGTTTGGCAATGACCGCAGCCGTTCGTGAAGTCTTCGCAAACAAGCCGGCAGAATTCGACCCGCGTAAGTACCTAGGCCCCGCCAGAGATGCATTAAAAGAATTATACAAGCACAAAACGGTACACGTTTTAGGAAGTGCCAACAGGGTAGAATAA